A portion of the Ferrimonas lipolytica genome contains these proteins:
- a CDS encoding PstS family phosphate ABC transporter substrate-binding protein has product MSRVGRFAQALSTIAVIRGCAGLITALLLFPASAVAHDHLPTYEKVSGISGNLTSVGSDTLANVMIAWAEGFHQIYPNINPQIQAAGSSTAPPALAEGTSQLGPMSRMMKPKEVESFVLQHGYKPSVLRVAIDAQAVFVHQDNPITGITMSELDSIFSTNQRCGGEPIEKWGELGLSGSWAQRDIQLYGRNSVSGTYGYFKKRALCGGDFRATVNEQPGSASVVQSVSTAVNAIGYSGIGNQTAGVKALAIGNADGDLVNISIDTAADGSYPLSRYLYVYVNKHPNRPLDPLLTEFLKYILSKQGQDVVAKQGYVPLPSHIVANDFAQIGITL; this is encoded by the coding sequence ATGAGTAGAGTAGGGCGTTTCGCACAGGCATTAAGTACGATTGCTGTTATTCGCGGTTGTGCTGGACTAATAACCGCGTTGCTGTTGTTTCCCGCTAGCGCCGTGGCTCACGATCACCTGCCAACCTATGAAAAGGTTAGTGGGATCTCAGGTAATCTTACCTCAGTTGGCTCCGATACCCTTGCCAACGTGATGATCGCTTGGGCTGAAGGTTTCCATCAGATCTACCCCAACATCAACCCACAGATCCAAGCTGCAGGTTCCTCTACAGCGCCACCGGCATTGGCTGAAGGTACAAGCCAGTTAGGGCCAATGAGTCGAATGATGAAACCCAAAGAGGTTGAGTCATTCGTGCTGCAACACGGCTATAAACCCAGCGTACTTAGGGTCGCGATAGATGCCCAAGCGGTGTTTGTTCATCAAGACAACCCGATTACTGGGATCACCATGTCGGAGCTCGACAGTATTTTTTCGACCAATCAGCGCTGTGGTGGGGAGCCGATAGAGAAATGGGGTGAGCTAGGCCTAAGTGGATCTTGGGCACAGCGAGACATTCAGCTCTATGGGCGCAATTCGGTTTCCGGTACTTATGGGTACTTCAAAAAGCGGGCGCTGTGTGGCGGTGATTTTCGTGCGACCGTGAACGAACAGCCGGGCTCCGCTTCGGTCGTGCAATCAGTATCTACTGCCGTGAATGCCATTGGCTACTCTGGCATAGGCAACCAAACCGCTGGGGTGAAGGCTCTGGCAATTGGTAATGCGGATGGCGACTTAGTTAATATTAGTATCGATACTGCGGCGGATGGCAGCTATCCATTAAGCCGTTATCTCTACGTTTACGTTAACAAGCATCCCAATCGACCACTAGACCCGCTGTTGACTGAGTTTTTGAAATATATCTTGTCGAAGCAGGGGCAAGATGTGGTGGCCAAGCAAGGCTACGTGCCATTACCTAGCCACATTGTGGCTAACGATTTTGCGCAGATTGGTATTACGTTGTAA
- the phoB gene encoding phosphate regulon transcriptional regulator PhoB → MTANILIIEDESAIREMLAFVLDQHGFRTSSAADYQQGLEAIVEPYPDLILLDWMLPGGSGIQLAKQLRSNEHTRQIPIIMLTARGEEEDRVKGLEVGADDYITKPFSPKELVARIKAVLRRAAPTRLEEAIEVQGLRLDPVSHRVTIDEASLDMGPTEFRLLHFFMTHPERVYSREQLLDNVWGTNVYVEDRTVDVHIRRLRKAIQDQGHDRFIQTVRGAGYRFSSRL, encoded by the coding sequence ATGACTGCAAATATTCTCATTATTGAAGATGAATCAGCAATCCGCGAAATGCTCGCGTTTGTGCTCGACCAACACGGATTCCGCACCTCTAGTGCAGCTGATTACCAGCAAGGATTAGAGGCAATTGTTGAACCATATCCAGATCTGATTCTATTGGACTGGATGCTTCCTGGTGGCAGCGGCATTCAGCTAGCTAAACAACTTCGCAGCAATGAACATACCCGCCAGATCCCTATCATCATGCTTACCGCTCGTGGTGAAGAGGAAGACCGCGTTAAAGGGTTAGAGGTGGGTGCGGACGATTACATTACCAAGCCGTTTTCACCGAAGGAGCTGGTTGCACGCATTAAGGCAGTGTTGCGCCGTGCTGCACCGACCCGCTTAGAGGAAGCGATTGAGGTGCAGGGCTTGCGCTTAGATCCGGTCTCACACCGAGTTACCATCGACGAAGCGAGTTTGGATATGGGGCCAACGGAATTCCGTTTGCTGCACTTCTTTATGACTCACCCAGAGCGGGTATACAGTCGTGAGCAGTTGCTGGATAACGTTTGGGGAACCAATGTCTATGTTGAAGACCGAACCGTAGACGTCCATATTCGACGCCTGCGTAAAGCGATCCAAGACCAAGGCCATGACCGCTTTATCCAAACTGTTCGTGGTGCTGGTTATCGCTTCTCTAGCCGGCTGTAA
- the rdgC gene encoding recombination-associated protein RdgC, producing MWFRNAQPYRLTKAINWQIDELEQQLEAYSFTPATSQEISKLGFVKALGNKAGVSLVHAAGDNILIAMEKEEKMLPAAVIREELDERVSQLEAEHGRPARKAEKDALKEDIIAVLLPRAFSRRKQVRALIMPKQQLILVDCSSANRAEELLSLLRQAVGSLPVAPLMPNTLPEEAMTDWVRTGRVGNHFEVQDEAELKSLAEAGGSIKLKDLPLDSDEVRAYLDSGLLASKLGLDWSESINFLLHSDLSLKRLKFADVLQEQNEDIDKDDLAARLDADFALMCGEFEKLWPNLLDAMGGVDDTI from the coding sequence ATGTGGTTTAGAAACGCCCAACCGTATCGTCTTACTAAAGCCATAAACTGGCAAATTGACGAGCTAGAACAACAACTTGAGGCGTATAGCTTTACCCCAGCCACCAGTCAAGAAATAAGCAAACTTGGTTTTGTAAAAGCATTAGGAAATAAAGCTGGCGTGAGTTTAGTTCACGCGGCTGGCGATAATATCCTCATCGCGATGGAAAAAGAGGAGAAAATGTTGCCTGCGGCTGTAATTCGAGAAGAATTAGATGAAAGAGTCAGCCAACTTGAAGCTGAACATGGCCGACCAGCCCGAAAAGCGGAAAAAGATGCGTTAAAAGAAGACATCATCGCAGTATTATTGCCACGCGCTTTTAGCCGTCGAAAACAAGTACGCGCACTAATCATGCCCAAACAACAATTAATTCTGGTTGATTGTTCCAGCGCTAATCGGGCCGAAGAATTACTGTCATTATTGCGCCAAGCGGTCGGCTCACTGCCAGTCGCGCCGTTAATGCCCAACACCCTACCTGAAGAAGCGATGACAGACTGGGTTCGTACTGGCCGTGTGGGTAATCACTTTGAAGTGCAGGACGAAGCCGAGCTTAAGAGTTTGGCTGAAGCTGGTGGCAGCATTAAACTGAAAGATCTGCCGCTGGACAGCGACGAAGTACGTGCTTACCTAGATAGTGGCCTATTGGCTTCAAAACTGGGCTTGGATTGGTCTGAATCGATCAACTTTTTGCTGCATTCGGATTTGTCGCTAAAACGACTCAAGTTTGCCGATGTGCTCCAAGAGCAAAACGAGGACATTGATAAAGATGATCTTGCAGCGCGCCTAGACGCAGACTTCGCCTTGATGTGTGGTGAGTTTGAAAAGCTGTGGCCCAACTTGCTTGACGCCATGGGTGGCGTCGACGACACCATTTAA
- the phoR gene encoding phosphate regulon sensor histidine kinase PhoR: MFEEYSRFRLIVRCLLWFVPFVLAGLVFGQLAWSLLAGSWILILWHYRQLSRLANWLWNERSITPPNGSGSWEPIFNGIYRLQGKNRRRRTHLARMLSRFREGAEALPDATLVLGREGEIQWSNKLAEHLLGVHWPKDAGNRIHNLVRHPRFVRYWNKREFVEPLELVSPVNEDRMLEIRVIPYGDKQRLLIARDITRIKQLEEMRRDFVANVSHELKTPLTVLQGYVEVMQMTAEPDTMLAKQYGAMEQQSQRMKNLVDRLLVLSRIESATDIDFEQQVDMPAVMERIEKEGLELARESHQLEFRIDTNLTVYGDEMQLHSACANLVQNALRYTDSGKVTVSWALEAGRPVFRVADEGEGIPAEHIARLTERFYRVDSARSRDTGGSGLGLAIVKHALSHHNSVLQVESTVGKGSCFSFELPPTLHVVRNKLA; this comes from the coding sequence ATGTTTGAAGAGTATTCTCGTTTTCGTTTGATCGTTAGATGCCTACTTTGGTTTGTGCCGTTTGTTCTCGCCGGTTTGGTGTTTGGGCAGCTAGCGTGGTCGCTGTTAGCGGGTTCGTGGATCCTGATCTTGTGGCATTACCGCCAGCTTTCACGTTTGGCTAACTGGCTGTGGAACGAACGTAGCATTACCCCACCCAATGGCAGCGGCAGTTGGGAGCCGATCTTTAACGGCATCTACCGTCTACAAGGCAAGAACCGTCGTCGCCGTACTCACTTGGCTAGAATGTTGAGCCGATTTAGAGAAGGGGCGGAAGCGCTGCCAGATGCCACTTTGGTATTGGGCCGCGAGGGTGAGATCCAATGGAGTAACAAGCTGGCGGAACATCTCCTTGGCGTGCACTGGCCTAAGGATGCAGGCAATCGCATCCATAACTTAGTACGACATCCACGTTTTGTCCGTTACTGGAACAAACGAGAGTTCGTCGAGCCGCTGGAACTGGTGTCGCCGGTTAATGAAGACCGAATGCTTGAAATACGAGTAATCCCGTATGGCGATAAGCAGCGCTTGCTTATCGCCCGTGATATCACTCGCATTAAACAGCTGGAGGAGATGCGCCGTGATTTCGTTGCTAACGTATCCCATGAGCTTAAAACCCCACTTACGGTATTGCAGGGCTACGTTGAGGTAATGCAGATGACTGCTGAGCCAGACACGATGTTGGCCAAACAATATGGGGCGATGGAGCAACAGTCGCAGCGGATGAAAAACCTGGTGGACCGTTTGTTGGTGTTGTCGCGGATTGAATCGGCAACGGACATCGATTTCGAGCAGCAAGTTGATATGCCGGCGGTGATGGAACGTATCGAGAAAGAGGGGTTGGAACTTGCCCGTGAAAGTCATCAGCTGGAGTTTAGAATAGATACCAATTTGACCGTATATGGTGACGAGATGCAGCTGCATTCTGCTTGTGCCAACTTGGTACAGAATGCATTACGTTACACCGACTCCGGTAAGGTTACCGTTAGTTGGGCCCTAGAAGCGGGTCGGCCGGTGTTTCGGGTGGCAGATGAGGGCGAAGGGATCCCAGCGGAACACATTGCTCGATTAACCGAACGTTTCTATCGAGTGGATAGTGCGCGTTCGCGGGATACCGGAGGTAGTGGTTTAGGGTTGGCTATCGTTAAGCACGCCTTGAGTCACCACAACAGTGTCTTACAGGTGGAATCAACTGTAGGTAAAGGCAGTTGTTTTAGTTTCGAATTGCCGCCGACATTGCATGTAGTGAGAAACAAATTAGCATGA
- a CDS encoding porin — MSIKRTLIAAALAATVPAVATAAPVSFYGKLNVEAAFNDYDTDSIDGEDLGLSETEIRSNSSRVGVKGDLELNSDVTAFYTVEYEVNIDEEDKDNFEARNQFVGIKGNFGAISLGRQDTMLKKSQGKVDVFSDYAGDLAKYGLQGENRGTETLTYMLPKMGLFSAGVTYLAEGSEGQLDEDGERTDGFSIAAMYGDKSYKKAPFYAAIAYDTDIDEQDSVIRGSIGGKVAGIKLGALYQQQEAYGADSKDGFLVSAAYDINAWTLKTQYVDMEDTADGFSVGADYRFAKTTKAFAYYTDRSYDNELNSKSGGFAGIGLEHKF, encoded by the coding sequence ATGTCTATCAAGCGTACTCTTATAGCAGCTGCACTGGCTGCGACTGTCCCTGCCGTTGCCACTGCTGCACCCGTATCTTTTTACGGTAAGTTGAACGTTGAAGCCGCTTTTAATGATTACGACACTGACTCTATCGACGGTGAAGATTTAGGTTTGTCTGAGACCGAAATCCGCTCTAACTCTTCACGAGTTGGCGTTAAAGGCGATCTAGAACTGAATAGCGATGTAACTGCTTTTTATACCGTTGAGTATGAAGTAAACATCGACGAAGAAGATAAAGATAACTTCGAAGCTCGTAACCAGTTTGTTGGTATTAAAGGTAACTTCGGTGCGATCTCCCTGGGTCGCCAAGACACCATGCTGAAGAAGTCACAAGGTAAAGTTGACGTATTCTCTGATTACGCTGGCGATTTGGCCAAGTATGGTCTGCAAGGTGAAAACCGTGGTACCGAGACACTGACTTACATGCTGCCTAAGATGGGTTTATTCAGCGCGGGTGTAACCTACTTAGCTGAAGGTTCTGAAGGCCAGCTTGACGAAGATGGTGAGCGTACTGATGGCTTCTCTATTGCAGCTATGTACGGTGATAAGAGCTACAAGAAAGCACCTTTCTACGCTGCAATTGCATACGATACTGATATCGATGAGCAAGACAGTGTAATTCGTGGCTCTATTGGTGGTAAGGTCGCAGGCATCAAATTGGGCGCCTTGTACCAACAGCAAGAAGCTTACGGTGCTGATAGCAAAGACGGTTTCTTGGTGTCGGCTGCTTACGATATTAACGCTTGGACCTTAAAGACTCAGTACGTAGACATGGAAGACACTGCTGATGGTTTCTCTGTTGGCGCTGACTATCGCTTTGCTAAAACCACTAAAGCGTTTGCTTACTACACCGACCGCTCTTACGACAACGAGTTGAACTCTAAGTCTGGTGGTTTTGCTGGTATCGGTCTAGAGCACAAATTCTAA